In one Steroidobacteraceae bacterium genomic region, the following are encoded:
- a CDS encoding MFS transporter, producing the protein MTAPPRFSWVLLLGVASGLSPFAMSSLVPALPAIQKAHDAGYAQVQWLISAYLLGLGLSQPLQGLLCDAIGRRRALLAGFTLYNIASALAIFAPTLQLLIGIRFVQAVGVSVGTVATRAMVRDVCDTESAAIALTWLAMFMGVAPMAAPALGGLLADSLGWRTIFCAHLVIGVAIAVWMVASLRETRPSGTAAASLSRLAVGFRELAVDPAFVGNSGVYAASNGASFAFITIGAALFHDLFGMSATQYGLYAAGYALSYTAGAALAGRWVRRFGIARTLRIGIAATAIAALLSSAAAAFDHQQFLQLTVAIAILAAAGGLTSPLALAGAVSARPDLAGVASGFSSSIAMLTAAGFAWLGGRLYNGTIGPLAALLAVAALMTYGSARMARRRG; encoded by the coding sequence TTGACCGCGCCGCCGCGGTTCTCCTGGGTCCTGCTCCTCGGCGTTGCGAGCGGCTTGTCGCCGTTCGCAATGTCGAGTCTCGTGCCGGCACTGCCTGCGATTCAAAAAGCTCATGACGCGGGCTATGCGCAGGTTCAGTGGCTGATATCGGCCTACCTGCTTGGCCTTGGGCTGTCGCAGCCGCTGCAAGGACTGCTGTGTGACGCCATCGGCCGGCGTCGCGCATTGCTTGCCGGCTTCACGCTCTACAACATTGCCAGCGCGCTGGCCATTTTTGCTCCTACACTCCAATTGCTGATCGGGATCCGCTTCGTGCAAGCCGTTGGCGTCAGCGTGGGCACGGTGGCGACCCGGGCGATGGTTCGCGACGTTTGCGATACGGAATCGGCCGCCATCGCACTCACCTGGCTTGCCATGTTCATGGGCGTCGCCCCGATGGCGGCGCCTGCACTCGGTGGATTGCTCGCCGACAGCCTGGGTTGGCGGACGATTTTCTGCGCCCACCTGGTCATTGGCGTCGCGATAGCTGTCTGGATGGTTGCGTCACTCAGGGAAACCCGCCCGAGCGGAACAGCCGCGGCGTCCCTGTCGCGACTTGCGGTCGGCTTTCGTGAACTCGCGGTTGACCCCGCATTCGTTGGCAACAGCGGCGTTTACGCGGCCAGCAATGGCGCGTCCTTCGCGTTTATTACAATTGGCGCGGCTCTCTTTCACGATCTGTTCGGCATGAGCGCAACCCAGTACGGTCTGTACGCCGCCGGTTATGCGCTCTCCTACACCGCCGGCGCAGCGTTGGCGGGGCGCTGGGTGCGCCGCTTCGGCATTGCGCGCACCCTGCGCATTGGCATCGCTGCGACTGCGATTGCGGCTCTACTGTCATCTGCAGCCGCCGCCTTCGATCACCAGCAATTCCTGCAGCTGACCGTCGCCATTGCCATTCTGGCAGCTGCGGGCGGCCTGACCTCACCTTTGGCACTCGCCGGCGCGGTCAGTGCGCGGCCGGACCTGGCGGGCGTCGCTTCGGGATTCTCGAGCAGTATCGCGATGTTGACCGCCGCGGGATTCGCCTGGCTTGGCGGCAGGCTCTACAACGGTACAATCGGACCGCTGGCCGCACTGCTTGCGGTAGCAGCGCTAATGACCTACGGCTCGGCGCGCATGGCTAGAAGGAGGGGCTAG
- a CDS encoding electron transfer flavoprotein subunit alpha/FixB family protein, giving the protein MSKVLIVAEHANGKLNPSTAKCVSCAQQIPGAEITVAIFASDAASLATEAAKLAGVTRVLRVDNAVHAHQMAAAIAPQLAELAAGATHVFGPSTTFGKDLMPRVAALLDCPQLSDIMACDSATTFRRPVYAGNAILTVEVPEGKIVATVRTASFEAAQATGDAAIEQATPAATLPAHTRFVGLAAAKSDRPDLQTAARVVSGGRALASQDNFKLIFDLASSLNAAVGASRAAVDAGYAANDVQVGQTGKIIAPELYVAVGISGAIQHLTGIKDARTIVAINKDSEAPIFEVADIGIVGDLFQIVPELTQALAAAK; this is encoded by the coding sequence ATGAGCAAGGTACTCATCGTCGCCGAACATGCCAACGGCAAGCTCAATCCCAGCACCGCAAAATGCGTCAGTTGCGCGCAGCAGATTCCGGGCGCGGAAATCACCGTCGCCATTTTTGCAAGCGATGCCGCATCGCTCGCGACTGAAGCCGCAAAGCTGGCCGGAGTGACCCGCGTCCTGCGCGTCGACAACGCCGTTCACGCGCATCAGATGGCTGCCGCCATCGCACCACAGCTCGCGGAGCTGGCTGCCGGCGCGACGCACGTTTTCGGACCCTCGACTACCTTTGGCAAGGACCTCATGCCGCGAGTCGCCGCCCTGCTCGATTGTCCGCAGTTGAGCGACATCATGGCCTGCGACAGTGCGACGACGTTTCGCCGCCCGGTCTACGCCGGCAATGCCATTCTTACTGTCGAAGTTCCCGAAGGAAAAATCGTTGCCACTGTCCGCACCGCATCGTTCGAAGCGGCGCAGGCAACAGGTGATGCCGCTATCGAACAGGCAACTCCGGCGGCAACGCTACCGGCACATACCCGTTTCGTGGGACTGGCCGCCGCAAAGAGCGACCGACCCGACCTGCAGACCGCGGCGCGCGTCGTCTCGGGCGGCCGGGCGCTCGCGAGCCAGGACAATTTCAAACTGATCTTCGATCTGGCAAGCAGCTTGAACGCCGCCGTCGGCGCATCGCGGGCTGCCGTCGACGCTGGCTACGCAGCGAATGACGTGCAGGTCGGCCAGACAGGAAAGATCATCGCTCCCGAGCTCTACGTCGCCGTCGGCATTTCCGGCGCGATCCAGCACCTGACGGGCATAAAGGACGCGCGCACGATCGTTGCAATCAACAAAGACTCCGAGGCGCCGATCTTTGAAGTCGCCGATATCGGAATCGTAGGCGACTTGTTTCAGATCGTGCCGGAGCTAACGCAGGCGCTAGCCGCGGCGAAATAG